In the Hordeum vulgare subsp. vulgare chromosome 7H, MorexV3_pseudomolecules_assembly, whole genome shotgun sequence genome, one interval contains:
- the LOC123407112 gene encoding uncharacterized protein LOC123407112 isoform X1 — translation MGCISKKNMAAPEQGPITLPGKKKCFACKETSHNLDQCRIKDKLGTVARLFGRSTSFPFYMIQPSKEVVKNEKLYHHCLLITSNTCNLDPARVKTELNKFWELTDDWDIRREGRQNFVASFNSEDDLLSCLKPPNVETFLDEKEVNFSVAMWDGGDGEKLDLIKEWLLVYGVPDAYRNWKELYQVASAVGVLLEVDEESLESGDKEPIRLRIALGSLVGAPFSYHFVFGWSSRLVEFMIEDKVRRIEGQWKEVEERNVSVMKEYADAREEGIEVPPETMNKGIDLEGTGVDFAGNSSLDFRSCSGKECKEELKTTEQNGSVRKEYADIREEGIEVPPETLNEGMDLEATGVDFTGNCSFDLGSCSGKECKEELKNTETATLLEAAKFIAELRADEDIKGNSASAMAATTTNSKNAAKGGQSPSENSAGGYHISGLEDCSDKERQKKLKTCDMATFLQASKFTEELRIDGKIKENNASAILGTRTNSERATEDIPKATEAAKFIAELRDDEDIKGNSASAMAATTTNSKNAAKGGQSPSENSAGGYHLLGLEDCSDKERQKKLKTCDMATFLQASKCTEELRIDGEIKENNASAIVGTRTNSERATEDIPKATEDMATLLQVSKFTEELRTDGEIKENSASAIVGTRTNSERATEDIPKAEGGQSICGSMDKPAIKNVYTRRNRKQKESTEGSTLFAHINSDSTCEGIQKPPIKNAYEGSDPKQKGYTGGQVASMELNKAMNPGSSSHADCTRNKTEAKTLGAEGAQSIKGSSACMIRVTRSKGVDEAGTTLQGDRLTQFYEEFNTYNEIYDSFVEMGLRENLLKGIYAYGLEKPSAVHQRGIVPLCKGLDVIQQSLSGTTVTLACGVLQRLNYGSTECQALILVPTRDLAQETEKVIGALGQWLGVKAHACLGGTSIRGDKQSLSNSTQVIVATPSRALDMLRGQALCPDNIRMFVLDQADETLAGGLKNQIYDIIQLLPAKIQFAVFSTVMSHEALELCRKCMNKPMKVIVPKDEELESFSIKQFYVKAEEEELKFEKLCDLFDTMAVKQNIIFVDARQKVKSLTEKIRGRGYTVSASHGGMNQHERDVAVQDLRSGSSLVLVTTDLRGADTLQVPVVINYDLPTQAIQYIRHVRRSGQPGGNGVAISFIAPADRRVLSDIQRFCNAQMEELPSNVADLL, via the exons ATGGGATGTATTAGTAAAAAGAATATGGCTGCGCCGGAGCAAGGACCAATTACTTTACCTGGTAAAAAGAAGTGCTTTGCTTGTAAAGAGACATCACACAATTTGGATCAATGTAGGATAAAAGACAAACTGGGTACTGTGGCCCGGCTATTTGGACGTTCTACAAGCTTTCCATTCTACATGATCCAACCTTCAAAGGAAGTTGTCAAAAATGAAAAATTGTACCACCACTGCCTGCTGATCACTTCTAATACCTGTAACTTGGACCCGGCAAGAGTGAAAACTGAACTAAACAAGTTCTGGGAGCTGACTGATGACTGGGATATAAGGAGAGAAGGTAGACAGAATTTCGTAGCATCCTTCAACTCAGAGGATGACCTGCTAAGCTGTTTAAAGCCTCCCAATGTAGAAACATTTCTGGATGAAAAGGAGGTGAATTTCAGTGTAGCAATGTGGGATGGAGGCGATGGGGAAAAGCTTGACTTGATCAAAGAGTGGCTTTTGGTCTATGGGGTCCCAGATGCATACAGAAACTGGAAGGAGCTATATCAAGTGGCATCTGCAGTTGGAGTTCTGCTTGAGGTGGATGAGGAAAGTTTGGAAAGTGGAGATAAGGAGCCTATTAGATTGAGGATAGCATTAGGAAGTCTTGTTGGTGCTCCTTTCTCTTACCACTTTGTGTTTGGATGGTCTTCTAGACTAGTCGAGTTCATGATTGAAGACAAAGTAAGAAGGATAGAAGGGCAATGGAAGGAAGTAGAAGAACGGAATGTTAGCGTGATGAAGGAATATGCAGATGCAAGGGAAGAAGGTATTGAGGTACCTCCAGAAACAATGAATAAAGGAATTGATTTGGAGGGCACTGGAGTAGATTTCGCAGGCAATTCTTCTTTGGATTTCAGAAGTTGCTCAGGCAAGGAATGTAAAGAAGAACTGAAGACCACAGAACAGAATGGTAGCGTCAGGAAGGAATATGCTGATATAAGAGAAGAAGGTATTGAGGTACCTCCAGAAACACTGAATGAAGGAATGGATTTAGAGGCCACTGGCGTAGATTTTACAGGCAATTGTTCTTTTGATCTTGGAAGTTGCTCAGGCAAGGAATGTAAAGAAGAACTGAAGAACACAGAGACAGCTACATTGCTGGAAGCGGCAAAGTTCATTGCAGAGCTAAGAGCTGATGAAGACATCAAGGGAAACAGCGCAAGTGCTATGGCAGCCACCACAACAAACTCGAAGAACGCAGCAAAAGGGGGCCAATCCCCAAGTGAAAACTCAGCAGGAGGTTATCATATATCGGGTTTGGAAGATTGCTCAGACAAGGAACGTCAAAAGAAACTGAAGACCTGCGATATGGCTACGTTTCTGCAAGCGTCGAAGTTCACTGAAGAGTTAAGAATTGATGGAAAGATCAAAGAAAACAATGCAAGTGCTATATTGGGCACCAGAACGAACTCCGAGAGAGCTACAGAAGACATTCCAAAAGCTACAGAAGCGGCAAAGTTCATTGCAGAGCTAagagatgatgaggacatcaagggAAACAGCGCAAGTGCTATGGCAGCCACCACAACAAACTCGAAGAACGCAGCAAAAGGGGGCCAATCCCCAAGTGAAAACTCAGCAGGAGGTTATCATTTGTTGGGTTTGGAAGATTGTTCAGACAAGGAACGTCAAAAGAAACTGAAGACCTGCGATATGGCTACGTTTCTGCAAGCGTCGAAGTGCACTGAAGAGTTAAGAATTGATGGAGAGATCAAAGAAAACAATGCAAGTGCTATAGTGGGCACCAGAACGAACTCCGAGAGAGCTACAGAAGACATTCCAAAAGCTACAGAAGACATGGCTACATTGCTGCAAGTGTCGAAGTTCACTGAAGAGTTAAGAACTGATGGAGAGATCAAAGAAAACAGTGCAAGTGCTATAGTGGGCACGAGAACGAACTCTGAGAGAGCTACAGAAGACATTCCAAAAGCTGAAGGTGGGCAATCCATATGCGGAA GTATGGACAAACCAGCTATAAAAAATGTGTACACAAGAAGAAATCGGAAGCAAAAAGAATCGACAGAAGGTTCCACCTTGTTTGCTCACATCAATTCTGACAGTACCTGTGAAGGTATACAGAAGCCACCTATAAAAAATGCATACGAGGGAAGTGATCCCAAGCAAAAAGGATACACAGGGGGACAAGTTGCTTCAATGGAACTGAACAAAGCAATGAACCCAGGGAGCAGCAGTCACGCTGACTGTACGAGAAACAAAACAGAAGCAAAGACTCTGGGAGCTGAAGGAGCACAATCTATCAAGGGAAGTTCAGCATGCATGATTAGAGTAACTCGGTCAAAAG GTGTTGACGAGGCTGGAACGACACTACAAGGAGATCG gctaactCAATTTTACGAGGAGTTCAACACATATAATGAAATCTATGACAGTTTCGTTGAGATGGGTCTTCGAGAAAATCTGCTGAAAGGAATATATGCATATG GTCTGGAGAAGCCTTCTGCAGTCCATCAACGAGGAATTGTCCCATTGTGCAAGGGTCTGGATGTTATTCAGCAGTCACTCTCTGGAACAACTGTGACACTTGCCTGTGGAGTTCTCCAGCGACTGAATTATGGATCCACAGAATGCCAAGCTTTGATTCTTGTACCAACGCGTGACTTGGCACAGGAGACTGAGAAAGTTATTGGAGCACTTGGTCAGTGGCTAGGTGTCAAAGCTCATGCCTGTCTTGGAGGAACTAGTATTCGTGGGGacaagcaaagtttgtccaacagCACTCAGGTTATTGTCGCTACTCCTAGCCGCGCGCTTGACATGCTGAGAGGACAAGCGCTCTGTCCAGATAACATCAGGATGTTTGTCTTGGATCAAGCAGATGAAACACTCGCAGGAGGATTGAAGAACCAG ATCTATGATATTATCCAGCTTCTCCCAGCCAAAATACAGTTTGCTGTATTCTCGACCGTCATGTCCCATGAAGCTCTCGAACTTTGCCGGAAATGCATGAATAAGCCTATGAAGGTCATCGTGCCAAAAGATGAAGAACTTGAGAGTTTTAGTATTAAGCAGTTCTATGTTAAAGCTGAGGAGGAAGAACTGAAGTTTGAAAAATTATGTGATCTTTTTGACACCATGGCGGTCAAGCAAAACATCATCTTTGTCGATGCACGTCAAAAGGTCAAGTCACTGACTGAAAAGATCAGGGGCAGGGGGTACACTGTCTCAGCAAGCCATGGTGGTATGAACCAGCACGAGAGAGATGTTGCCGTCCAGGATCTTCGATCGGGATCATCCCTTGTCCTTGTCACCACCGATCTTCGCGGCGCCGACACATTGCAGGTCCCTGTTGTCATCAACTATGATCTGCCAACACAAGCAATACAATACATTCGTCATGTTCGACGAAGTGGACAGCCTGGAGGGAATGGTGTTGCTATCAGCTTCATTGCTCCTGCTGACAGGCGTGTCCTGTCTGATATCCAAAGGTTCTGCAATGCTCAgatggaggagttaccttccaaCGTCGCTGACCTCCTGTGA
- the LOC123407112 gene encoding ATP-dependent RNA helicase drs1-like isoform X3 produces MGCISKKNMAAPEQGPITLPGKKKCFACKETSHNLDQCRIKDKLGTVARLFGRSTSFPFYMIQPSKEVVKNEKLYHHCLLITSNTCNLDPARVKTELNKFWELTDDWDIRREGRQNFVASFNSEDDLLSCLKPPNVETFLDEKEVNFSVAMWDGGDGEKLDLIKEWLLVYGVPDAYRNWKELYQVASAVGVLLEVDEESLESGDKEPIRLRIALGSLVGAPFSYHFVFGWSSRLVEFMIEDKVRRIEGQWKEVEERNVSVMKEYADAREEGIEVPPETMNKGIDLEGTGVDFAGNSSLDFRSCSGKECKEELKTTEQNGSVRKEYADIREEGIEVPPETLNEGMDLEATGVDFTGNCSFDLGSCSGKECKEELKNTETATLLEAAKFIAELRADEDIKGNSASAMAATTTNSKNAAKGGQSPSENSAGGYHLLGLEDCSDKERQKKLKTCDMATFLQASKCTEELRIDGEIKENNASAIVGTRTNSERATEDIPKATEDMATLLQVSKFTEELRTDGEIKENSASAIVGTRTNSERATEDIPKAEGGQSICGSMDKPAIKNVYTRRNRKQKESTEGSTLFAHINSDSTCEGIQKPPIKNAYEGSDPKQKGYTGGQVASMELNKAMNPGSSSHADCTRNKTEAKTLGAEGAQSIKGSSACMIRVTRSKGVDEAGTTLQGDRLTQFYEEFNTYNEIYDSFVEMGLRENLLKGIYAYGLEKPSAVHQRGIVPLCKGLDVIQQSLSGTTVTLACGVLQRLNYGSTECQALILVPTRDLAQETEKVIGALGQWLGVKAHACLGGTSIRGDKQSLSNSTQVIVATPSRALDMLRGQALCPDNIRMFVLDQADETLAGGLKNQIYDIIQLLPAKIQFAVFSTVMSHEALELCRKCMNKPMKVIVPKDEELESFSIKQFYVKAEEEELKFEKLCDLFDTMAVKQNIIFVDARQKVKSLTEKIRGRGYTVSASHGGMNQHERDVAVQDLRSGSSLVLVTTDLRGADTLQVPVVINYDLPTQAIQYIRHVRRSGQPGGNGVAISFIAPADRRVLSDIQRFCNAQMEELPSNVADLL; encoded by the exons ATGGGATGTATTAGTAAAAAGAATATGGCTGCGCCGGAGCAAGGACCAATTACTTTACCTGGTAAAAAGAAGTGCTTTGCTTGTAAAGAGACATCACACAATTTGGATCAATGTAGGATAAAAGACAAACTGGGTACTGTGGCCCGGCTATTTGGACGTTCTACAAGCTTTCCATTCTACATGATCCAACCTTCAAAGGAAGTTGTCAAAAATGAAAAATTGTACCACCACTGCCTGCTGATCACTTCTAATACCTGTAACTTGGACCCGGCAAGAGTGAAAACTGAACTAAACAAGTTCTGGGAGCTGACTGATGACTGGGATATAAGGAGAGAAGGTAGACAGAATTTCGTAGCATCCTTCAACTCAGAGGATGACCTGCTAAGCTGTTTAAAGCCTCCCAATGTAGAAACATTTCTGGATGAAAAGGAGGTGAATTTCAGTGTAGCAATGTGGGATGGAGGCGATGGGGAAAAGCTTGACTTGATCAAAGAGTGGCTTTTGGTCTATGGGGTCCCAGATGCATACAGAAACTGGAAGGAGCTATATCAAGTGGCATCTGCAGTTGGAGTTCTGCTTGAGGTGGATGAGGAAAGTTTGGAAAGTGGAGATAAGGAGCCTATTAGATTGAGGATAGCATTAGGAAGTCTTGTTGGTGCTCCTTTCTCTTACCACTTTGTGTTTGGATGGTCTTCTAGACTAGTCGAGTTCATGATTGAAGACAAAGTAAGAAGGATAGAAGGGCAATGGAAGGAAGTAGAAGAACGGAATGTTAGCGTGATGAAGGAATATGCAGATGCAAGGGAAGAAGGTATTGAGGTACCTCCAGAAACAATGAATAAAGGAATTGATTTGGAGGGCACTGGAGTAGATTTCGCAGGCAATTCTTCTTTGGATTTCAGAAGTTGCTCAGGCAAGGAATGTAAAGAAGAACTGAAGACCACAGAACAGAATGGTAGCGTCAGGAAGGAATATGCTGATATAAGAGAAGAAGGTATTGAGGTACCTCCAGAAACACTGAATGAAGGAATGGATTTAGAGGCCACTGGCGTAGATTTTACAGGCAATTGTTCTTTTGATCTTGGAAGTTGCTCAGGCAAGGAATGTAAAGAAGAACTGAAGAACACAGAGACAGCTACATTGCTGGAAGCGGCAAAGTTCATTGCAGAGCTAAGAGCTGATGAAGAC atcaagggAAACAGCGCAAGTGCTATGGCAGCCACCACAACAAACTCGAAGAACGCAGCAAAAGGGGGCCAATCCCCAAGTGAAAACTCAGCAGGAGGTTATCATTTGTTGGGTTTGGAAGATTGTTCAGACAAGGAACGTCAAAAGAAACTGAAGACCTGCGATATGGCTACGTTTCTGCAAGCGTCGAAGTGCACTGAAGAGTTAAGAATTGATGGAGAGATCAAAGAAAACAATGCAAGTGCTATAGTGGGCACCAGAACGAACTCCGAGAGAGCTACAGAAGACATTCCAAAAGCTACAGAAGACATGGCTACATTGCTGCAAGTGTCGAAGTTCACTGAAGAGTTAAGAACTGATGGAGAGATCAAAGAAAACAGTGCAAGTGCTATAGTGGGCACGAGAACGAACTCTGAGAGAGCTACAGAAGACATTCCAAAAGCTGAAGGTGGGCAATCCATATGCGGAA GTATGGACAAACCAGCTATAAAAAATGTGTACACAAGAAGAAATCGGAAGCAAAAAGAATCGACAGAAGGTTCCACCTTGTTTGCTCACATCAATTCTGACAGTACCTGTGAAGGTATACAGAAGCCACCTATAAAAAATGCATACGAGGGAAGTGATCCCAAGCAAAAAGGATACACAGGGGGACAAGTTGCTTCAATGGAACTGAACAAAGCAATGAACCCAGGGAGCAGCAGTCACGCTGACTGTACGAGAAACAAAACAGAAGCAAAGACTCTGGGAGCTGAAGGAGCACAATCTATCAAGGGAAGTTCAGCATGCATGATTAGAGTAACTCGGTCAAAAG GTGTTGACGAGGCTGGAACGACACTACAAGGAGATCG gctaactCAATTTTACGAGGAGTTCAACACATATAATGAAATCTATGACAGTTTCGTTGAGATGGGTCTTCGAGAAAATCTGCTGAAAGGAATATATGCATATG GTCTGGAGAAGCCTTCTGCAGTCCATCAACGAGGAATTGTCCCATTGTGCAAGGGTCTGGATGTTATTCAGCAGTCACTCTCTGGAACAACTGTGACACTTGCCTGTGGAGTTCTCCAGCGACTGAATTATGGATCCACAGAATGCCAAGCTTTGATTCTTGTACCAACGCGTGACTTGGCACAGGAGACTGAGAAAGTTATTGGAGCACTTGGTCAGTGGCTAGGTGTCAAAGCTCATGCCTGTCTTGGAGGAACTAGTATTCGTGGGGacaagcaaagtttgtccaacagCACTCAGGTTATTGTCGCTACTCCTAGCCGCGCGCTTGACATGCTGAGAGGACAAGCGCTCTGTCCAGATAACATCAGGATGTTTGTCTTGGATCAAGCAGATGAAACACTCGCAGGAGGATTGAAGAACCAG ATCTATGATATTATCCAGCTTCTCCCAGCCAAAATACAGTTTGCTGTATTCTCGACCGTCATGTCCCATGAAGCTCTCGAACTTTGCCGGAAATGCATGAATAAGCCTATGAAGGTCATCGTGCCAAAAGATGAAGAACTTGAGAGTTTTAGTATTAAGCAGTTCTATGTTAAAGCTGAGGAGGAAGAACTGAAGTTTGAAAAATTATGTGATCTTTTTGACACCATGGCGGTCAAGCAAAACATCATCTTTGTCGATGCACGTCAAAAGGTCAAGTCACTGACTGAAAAGATCAGGGGCAGGGGGTACACTGTCTCAGCAAGCCATGGTGGTATGAACCAGCACGAGAGAGATGTTGCCGTCCAGGATCTTCGATCGGGATCATCCCTTGTCCTTGTCACCACCGATCTTCGCGGCGCCGACACATTGCAGGTCCCTGTTGTCATCAACTATGATCTGCCAACACAAGCAATACAATACATTCGTCATGTTCGACGAAGTGGACAGCCTGGAGGGAATGGTGTTGCTATCAGCTTCATTGCTCCTGCTGACAGGCGTGTCCTGTCTGATATCCAAAGGTTCTGCAATGCTCAgatggaggagttaccttccaaCGTCGCTGACCTCCTGTGA
- the LOC123407112 gene encoding uncharacterized protein LOC123407112 isoform X2, which translates to MGCISKKNMAAPEQGPITLPGKKKCFACKETSHNLDQCRIKDKLGTVARLFGRSTSFPFYMIQPSKEVVKNEKLYHHCLLITSNTCNLDPARVKTELNKFWELTDDWDIRREGRQNFVASFNSEDDLLSCLKPPNVETFLDEKEVNFSVAMWDGGDGEKLDLIKEWLLVYGVPDAYRNWKELYQVASAVGVLLEVDEESLESGDKEPIRLRIALGSLVGAPFSYHFVFGWSSRLVEFMIEDKVRRIEGQWKEVEERNVSVMKEYADAREEGIEVPPETMNKGIDLEGTGVDFAGNSSLDFRSCSGKECKEELKTTEQNGSVRKEYADIREEGIEVPPETLNEGMDLEATGVDFTGNCSFDLGSCSGKECKEELKNTETATLLEAAKFIAELRADEDIKGNSASAMAATTTNSKNAAKGGQSPSENSAGGYHISGLEDCSDKERQKKLKTCDMATFLQASKFTEELRIDGKIKENNASAILGTRTNSERATEDIPKATEAAKFIAELRDDEDIKGNSASAMAATTTNSKNAAKGGQSPSENSAGGYHLLGLEDCSDKERQKKLKTCDMATFLQASKCTEELRIDGEIKENNASAIVGTRTNSERATEDIPKATEDMATLLQVSKFTEELRTDGEIKENSASAIVGTRTNSERATEDIPKAEGMDKPAIKNVYTRRNRKQKESTEGSTLFAHINSDSTCEGIQKPPIKNAYEGSDPKQKGYTGGQVASMELNKAMNPGSSSHADCTRNKTEAKTLGAEGAQSIKGSSACMIRVTRSKGVDEAGTTLQGDRLTQFYEEFNTYNEIYDSFVEMGLRENLLKGIYAYGLEKPSAVHQRGIVPLCKGLDVIQQSLSGTTVTLACGVLQRLNYGSTECQALILVPTRDLAQETEKVIGALGQWLGVKAHACLGGTSIRGDKQSLSNSTQVIVATPSRALDMLRGQALCPDNIRMFVLDQADETLAGGLKNQIYDIIQLLPAKIQFAVFSTVMSHEALELCRKCMNKPMKVIVPKDEELESFSIKQFYVKAEEEELKFEKLCDLFDTMAVKQNIIFVDARQKVKSLTEKIRGRGYTVSASHGGMNQHERDVAVQDLRSGSSLVLVTTDLRGADTLQVPVVINYDLPTQAIQYIRHVRRSGQPGGNGVAISFIAPADRRVLSDIQRFCNAQMEELPSNVADLL; encoded by the exons ATGGGATGTATTAGTAAAAAGAATATGGCTGCGCCGGAGCAAGGACCAATTACTTTACCTGGTAAAAAGAAGTGCTTTGCTTGTAAAGAGACATCACACAATTTGGATCAATGTAGGATAAAAGACAAACTGGGTACTGTGGCCCGGCTATTTGGACGTTCTACAAGCTTTCCATTCTACATGATCCAACCTTCAAAGGAAGTTGTCAAAAATGAAAAATTGTACCACCACTGCCTGCTGATCACTTCTAATACCTGTAACTTGGACCCGGCAAGAGTGAAAACTGAACTAAACAAGTTCTGGGAGCTGACTGATGACTGGGATATAAGGAGAGAAGGTAGACAGAATTTCGTAGCATCCTTCAACTCAGAGGATGACCTGCTAAGCTGTTTAAAGCCTCCCAATGTAGAAACATTTCTGGATGAAAAGGAGGTGAATTTCAGTGTAGCAATGTGGGATGGAGGCGATGGGGAAAAGCTTGACTTGATCAAAGAGTGGCTTTTGGTCTATGGGGTCCCAGATGCATACAGAAACTGGAAGGAGCTATATCAAGTGGCATCTGCAGTTGGAGTTCTGCTTGAGGTGGATGAGGAAAGTTTGGAAAGTGGAGATAAGGAGCCTATTAGATTGAGGATAGCATTAGGAAGTCTTGTTGGTGCTCCTTTCTCTTACCACTTTGTGTTTGGATGGTCTTCTAGACTAGTCGAGTTCATGATTGAAGACAAAGTAAGAAGGATAGAAGGGCAATGGAAGGAAGTAGAAGAACGGAATGTTAGCGTGATGAAGGAATATGCAGATGCAAGGGAAGAAGGTATTGAGGTACCTCCAGAAACAATGAATAAAGGAATTGATTTGGAGGGCACTGGAGTAGATTTCGCAGGCAATTCTTCTTTGGATTTCAGAAGTTGCTCAGGCAAGGAATGTAAAGAAGAACTGAAGACCACAGAACAGAATGGTAGCGTCAGGAAGGAATATGCTGATATAAGAGAAGAAGGTATTGAGGTACCTCCAGAAACACTGAATGAAGGAATGGATTTAGAGGCCACTGGCGTAGATTTTACAGGCAATTGTTCTTTTGATCTTGGAAGTTGCTCAGGCAAGGAATGTAAAGAAGAACTGAAGAACACAGAGACAGCTACATTGCTGGAAGCGGCAAAGTTCATTGCAGAGCTAAGAGCTGATGAAGACATCAAGGGAAACAGCGCAAGTGCTATGGCAGCCACCACAACAAACTCGAAGAACGCAGCAAAAGGGGGCCAATCCCCAAGTGAAAACTCAGCAGGAGGTTATCATATATCGGGTTTGGAAGATTGCTCAGACAAGGAACGTCAAAAGAAACTGAAGACCTGCGATATGGCTACGTTTCTGCAAGCGTCGAAGTTCACTGAAGAGTTAAGAATTGATGGAAAGATCAAAGAAAACAATGCAAGTGCTATATTGGGCACCAGAACGAACTCCGAGAGAGCTACAGAAGACATTCCAAAAGCTACAGAAGCGGCAAAGTTCATTGCAGAGCTAagagatgatgaggacatcaagggAAACAGCGCAAGTGCTATGGCAGCCACCACAACAAACTCGAAGAACGCAGCAAAAGGGGGCCAATCCCCAAGTGAAAACTCAGCAGGAGGTTATCATTTGTTGGGTTTGGAAGATTGTTCAGACAAGGAACGTCAAAAGAAACTGAAGACCTGCGATATGGCTACGTTTCTGCAAGCGTCGAAGTGCACTGAAGAGTTAAGAATTGATGGAGAGATCAAAGAAAACAATGCAAGTGCTATAGTGGGCACCAGAACGAACTCCGAGAGAGCTACAGAAGACATTCCAAAAGCTACAGAAGACATGGCTACATTGCTGCAAGTGTCGAAGTTCACTGAAGAGTTAAGAACTGATGGAGAGATCAAAGAAAACAGTGCAAGTGCTATAGTGGGCACGAGAACGAACTCTGAGAGAGCTACAGAAGACATTCCAAAAGCTGAAG GTATGGACAAACCAGCTATAAAAAATGTGTACACAAGAAGAAATCGGAAGCAAAAAGAATCGACAGAAGGTTCCACCTTGTTTGCTCACATCAATTCTGACAGTACCTGTGAAGGTATACAGAAGCCACCTATAAAAAATGCATACGAGGGAAGTGATCCCAAGCAAAAAGGATACACAGGGGGACAAGTTGCTTCAATGGAACTGAACAAAGCAATGAACCCAGGGAGCAGCAGTCACGCTGACTGTACGAGAAACAAAACAGAAGCAAAGACTCTGGGAGCTGAAGGAGCACAATCTATCAAGGGAAGTTCAGCATGCATGATTAGAGTAACTCGGTCAAAAG GTGTTGACGAGGCTGGAACGACACTACAAGGAGATCG gctaactCAATTTTACGAGGAGTTCAACACATATAATGAAATCTATGACAGTTTCGTTGAGATGGGTCTTCGAGAAAATCTGCTGAAAGGAATATATGCATATG GTCTGGAGAAGCCTTCTGCAGTCCATCAACGAGGAATTGTCCCATTGTGCAAGGGTCTGGATGTTATTCAGCAGTCACTCTCTGGAACAACTGTGACACTTGCCTGTGGAGTTCTCCAGCGACTGAATTATGGATCCACAGAATGCCAAGCTTTGATTCTTGTACCAACGCGTGACTTGGCACAGGAGACTGAGAAAGTTATTGGAGCACTTGGTCAGTGGCTAGGTGTCAAAGCTCATGCCTGTCTTGGAGGAACTAGTATTCGTGGGGacaagcaaagtttgtccaacagCACTCAGGTTATTGTCGCTACTCCTAGCCGCGCGCTTGACATGCTGAGAGGACAAGCGCTCTGTCCAGATAACATCAGGATGTTTGTCTTGGATCAAGCAGATGAAACACTCGCAGGAGGATTGAAGAACCAG ATCTATGATATTATCCAGCTTCTCCCAGCCAAAATACAGTTTGCTGTATTCTCGACCGTCATGTCCCATGAAGCTCTCGAACTTTGCCGGAAATGCATGAATAAGCCTATGAAGGTCATCGTGCCAAAAGATGAAGAACTTGAGAGTTTTAGTATTAAGCAGTTCTATGTTAAAGCTGAGGAGGAAGAACTGAAGTTTGAAAAATTATGTGATCTTTTTGACACCATGGCGGTCAAGCAAAACATCATCTTTGTCGATGCACGTCAAAAGGTCAAGTCACTGACTGAAAAGATCAGGGGCAGGGGGTACACTGTCTCAGCAAGCCATGGTGGTATGAACCAGCACGAGAGAGATGTTGCCGTCCAGGATCTTCGATCGGGATCATCCCTTGTCCTTGTCACCACCGATCTTCGCGGCGCCGACACATTGCAGGTCCCTGTTGTCATCAACTATGATCTGCCAACACAAGCAATACAATACATTCGTCATGTTCGACGAAGTGGACAGCCTGGAGGGAATGGTGTTGCTATCAGCTTCATTGCTCCTGCTGACAGGCGTGTCCTGTCTGATATCCAAAGGTTCTGCAATGCTCAgatggaggagttaccttccaaCGTCGCTGACCTCCTGTGA